The Chitinophaga parva genomic sequence AAATTCCGTTTTTATAACCAAAGCTCCGGTTCCGAAAAGAAGGGTGACCGTACAGAAGAAACCTACGTAATGGGTGGCTACGGCACCATGAACCACGAGGCCAGCGGTACCGTGAAAACCCTGTACCTGCGCGAATCGCGGGAGGAGGCATACAGCATCCTGCTGGCGCATTTTGCCAACGAGGCGGAGCAGTACGTAACCCTGTTCCAGGTGCGCTACTTTGTGAACGGGGACATGAAAAAAGTATTCGGCATTGCCCATAAGGCCCTGCATATCGAGGAGGATTTTAAACCGTTTGACCTGGGTGGCGCCTGGAAACGCTCCCTGGACCAGCGCTACAACAAAGGCGCCGGCCGCAAGCAAATAGAATGGTTTGATGCCGCCAGTAAGTATGCACAACAGATGGTGCACGTACTGGGCATGCAAAGCGTACAGGCGTTACAGTTATTTAACCAGACGGTGGGCATCAAAGTATTGGGTAACCTGGATGAATTTATCCGCATGCACATGCTGGAGCCCCGCAATATGGAAGAAGAGTTCCAGGACCTGAAAAAGCACCTGGCCACCCTGCTGGATGCGCAACGCAATATTGAAAAGGTGGAAGCCCAGATCCGGCTGCTGCAGCCCATCCAGCAGCACATGGAACTGTTCAGCGCCTCCCGCGATGCTATTGCCGCTACGCAGGCCGTGCTGGAAACCGCCGCTGTGTGGAACACCTTTACCAAACATGAGCTGCTGAAAGCCGGCCTGGAGGAAAGCGAGGTGGAGATCCGCAAAACCCGGCAGCAGTTGCAGGAAATGAAAACCCGGCTGGAAAAACTACAGGAAGCCGAACGCGTGACCCGCAACAATATTGACCAGAACCAGGCCGGCCAGCGCCTGCAACAGCTGGAAAAGGAAATACAGGACCAGGAAGGTAAACTGGCCGCCGCGGAACACGCCGTGGCTACGTTTGCGCAATGGTGCCACTCCCTGCAACTGGAAGAGATCCAGCCAGCGGATGACGCCACTTTCCAGCGCATCCAGAAAGCTACCCGCCGCAGGAAGCTGGAGCTGGAAGACCGGCAGCGCCAGAATGAAGAAGACCAGTACACCGCCCAGAGCAGCCGGGAGAAAGCAGGCGCAGAAAAGAAAGCGCTGGAAAGTGAATTACAGAACCTGATTCAAAGCAGGAACAATATTCCCGCCCACCTCATGGCCGCCCGTAAGGAGCTTTGTGAAGCCCTGGAGATAGATACCAGTGAACTGCCCTTTGCCGGGGAGCTGATGCAGGTGCAGGCCGCCGAAATGGACTGGCAGCCATCCCTGGAAAAACTGCTGCACTCCTTTGCGCTCCGCCTGCTGGTGCCGGATAAGCATTACAGGAAAGTGAACAAGCATGTTAATAATCACAACCTGCGCACCCGTATCGTGTATGAGCACATTACGGAAATACCCCTGCCACAGTACCCGGAAGAGGGTACCGTGGCAGAAAAACTGGAATTTCACCCGGAGCATAAACTTGGCAACTGGGTGGCCCAGCACGTGATCCGCCAGTTCAATTTTGCCTGCCTGGATGATGAGCGGGGCATGGAGCGCTATGACCGGGCCATCACTTTGCAAGGGCTTATTAAAAATGGCCACCGGCATGAAAAAGATGACCGTGCGGAGAAAGCAGATCCCAGCCGTTTTGTGATGGGGTGGAACAATGAAAAGAAAAGGGATTTCCTGATCAGTCGCCGCAACACGCTGGCAGCGCAGGTTTCCCGGGCAGATGAGGAGCTGGAGAAATGCCGCCGCCAGGCCAGCCGCCTGCAGCAGCAGTTTGTATCGGTGATGCGTATTGAAGAAACACCCGGCTTCTCCGGCCTGGATACGGCCGGCATTCAACGCAGCATCCACAAGCTGATGGAGCAGGTGAATGGATTGCGCAGCGCCAATAAAGAACTGGACCAGCTGAAGGCGCAACTGCAGGAACTGCAACAGGAAAAGGATAATGTGGCCGCGGAACAGGAGCGCCTCATCCGCAGTGAAGCCCTGCAGCAAAATGCATTGACGGCCCTGCAGCAGCAACTGGCGGTACTATCGCCCCTGATGGACCACATCACCGCAGAAGATAAAGACGCGTTGCTGTCGTTCCAGCAGCAACACGCTACCCGCCTGGGTTTTGTGACCCTGCAGGATATTGATCCCGTATACCAGCAGTTCAAAAACCAGCAGGAGTTTACCCTGGCAGAGCAGCGCGAAGTATTGCACAAAGAGGAAAGGCTGCTGGACCGCTGCATCCAGAGCATTAAAAACCCCTCCATAGAAATAAAGCAGAAGTTCTCCCCGGAGTGGGAAGGGGAGGTGCAGCACCTGCCCCAGGATGCCCGCTACGCGCAGGAATACGTGGACTGGCTGGAAAAGCTGGAAACCGAAAACCTGCCCAAATACAAGCGGGAATTTGAAACCTTCATTAACGATACCATCACGTATAAGATAGGCGGCCTGCATGAAGAAATGGAGAAGTGGGAGCGGGATATCAGCAACAGTATTTCCAAGCTGAATCATTCCCTGGGCGGTATCAACTTTAACCGCCTGCCGGATACCTTCATCCAGCTGGGCAAGCGCTATGTGCCGGCGGGGACGGACATCCGGGAGTTCCGCGCCAAACTGCTGGATGCATTGCCCCAGTCGTCTAACTGGCAGCAGACCAGCTTTGAAGAAAAATCGCAACACTTTGCGCAGAAAGTGCGCCCCCTTATTGATGAACTGGACAAGAACGAAACCTACCGCAACCGCGTAATGGATGTGCGCAACTGGTTTGAGTTCTGGGCCGACGAGATCTATACAGAAACTAAAGAGCTGAAGAAAACCTACCGCCAGATGGGACAGTTGTCCGGTGGCGAAAAGGCGCAGCTTACCTACACCATCCTGTGCTCTGCCATCGCCTACCAGTTTGGCATTACCCGGGAGGGCAAGAACAGCAAGAGCCTGCGCTTCATCGCGGTGGACGAAAGCTTTAGCAACCAGGATGAAGAAAAAGCAACGTACCTGATGGAGCTGTGCAGGCAGCTGCACTTACAACTGCTGGTGGTAACACCGAGCGATAAGATCCAGATCGTGCAGCAGTACATTGCGCACGTGCACCTGGTACAGCGTGTACAAAACCGGCACAGTGTGTTATATAATATGACGATCAAGGAGCTGCAGGAAAATCTTAATTAAATTTGTCCATCTGATCATCTAACAATCTGGTTATGGAATCACTAAACGGAAAACATGCCCTCATCACCGGTGCGGGCAAAGGAATAGGCCGGGCGCTGGCCCTGGCATTGGCGAAGGAAGGGGTGAAAGTAAGCCTGCTGGCGCGTACGGCCGCAGACCTGGACGCTGTAGCTGCAGAAGTGAAAGCCGCCGGCGGCAAGGCTTTTACGGTAACGGCAGATGTAGCCGATATCAACTCCGTAAATAATGCGGTGGCAAAGGTATTGGCCGAAGGCCCTGTGGATATCCTGGTCAATAATGCAGGCATCGCGTCCTTTGGCGGCTTCCTGGCATTGGAGCCCGCCCGCTGGGAAGAGATCGTGAAGGTAAACCTGTTTGGCGCTTACTATGTGACCCGCGCGGTG encodes the following:
- a CDS encoding ATP-binding protein translates to MQLNVFSTDQHKNGFRLQYMEVYNWGTFDDVVHSIKPMGETSLLTGSNGSGKTTFVDALLTLIVPEKKFRFYNQSSGSEKKGDRTEETYVMGGYGTMNHEASGTVKTLYLRESREEAYSILLAHFANEAEQYVTLFQVRYFVNGDMKKVFGIAHKALHIEEDFKPFDLGGAWKRSLDQRYNKGAGRKQIEWFDAASKYAQQMVHVLGMQSVQALQLFNQTVGIKVLGNLDEFIRMHMLEPRNMEEEFQDLKKHLATLLDAQRNIEKVEAQIRLLQPIQQHMELFSASRDAIAATQAVLETAAVWNTFTKHELLKAGLEESEVEIRKTRQQLQEMKTRLEKLQEAERVTRNNIDQNQAGQRLQQLEKEIQDQEGKLAAAEHAVATFAQWCHSLQLEEIQPADDATFQRIQKATRRRKLELEDRQRQNEEDQYTAQSSREKAGAEKKALESELQNLIQSRNNIPAHLMAARKELCEALEIDTSELPFAGELMQVQAAEMDWQPSLEKLLHSFALRLLVPDKHYRKVNKHVNNHNLRTRIVYEHITEIPLPQYPEEGTVAEKLEFHPEHKLGNWVAQHVIRQFNFACLDDERGMERYDRAITLQGLIKNGHRHEKDDRAEKADPSRFVMGWNNEKKRDFLISRRNTLAAQVSRADEELEKCRRQASRLQQQFVSVMRIEETPGFSGLDTAGIQRSIHKLMEQVNGLRSANKELDQLKAQLQELQQEKDNVAAEQERLIRSEALQQNALTALQQQLAVLSPLMDHITAEDKDALLSFQQQHATRLGFVTLQDIDPVYQQFKNQQEFTLAEQREVLHKEERLLDRCIQSIKNPSIEIKQKFSPEWEGEVQHLPQDARYAQEYVDWLEKLETENLPKYKREFETFINDTITYKIGGLHEEMEKWERDISNSISKLNHSLGGINFNRLPDTFIQLGKRYVPAGTDIREFRAKLLDALPQSSNWQQTSFEEKSQHFAQKVRPLIDELDKNETYRNRVMDVRNWFEFWADEIYTETKELKKTYRQMGQLSGGEKAQLTYTILCSAIAYQFGITREGKNSKSLRFIAVDESFSNQDEEKATYLMELCRQLHLQLLVVTPSDKIQIVQQYIAHVHLVQRVQNRHSVLYNMTIKELQENLN
- a CDS encoding 3-ketoacyl-ACP reductase — its product is MESLNGKHALITGAGKGIGRALALALAKEGVKVSLLARTAADLDAVAAEVKAAGGKAFTVTADVADINSVNNAVAKVLAEGPVDILVNNAGIASFGGFLALEPARWEEIVKVNLFGAYYVTRAVLPSMIDRKTGDIVNISSTAGQRGAAATSAYSASKAALIAMSESLMQEVRKHNIRVTSLTPSTIATDMALELKLTDGNPEKVMQPEDLAELIVMQLKLNRRVFVKEAGLWSTNP